A stretch of the Porifericola rhodea genome encodes the following:
- a CDS encoding MFS transporter — MFSLSTKTTLTAQEQEKGLKWVLRDGVASQAMLTLTGGAFLVAYALKLGASNAQIGFLAAIPTLSNIFQLLSIRLVERYTNRRKTIVYSLLVGRFAFFIMAVIPFLNVGYPVVLLITAAALLQSLAAISAGCWSSWMRDLIPSDQTGTFFSKRMRVSQAVGVGLSLLIALALDYIKAFYPEQEVASYALLFLLGGLVGYAGIFFLAQTPEPQASIAHIRFKDMLKLPFQHRPFRNLIWYNGLWNFSTNLAAPFFTVYLLQRLNYSVSIVIVLTVISQITTIVSLRLWGKYADQYSFKVILGICAPLYLFGVLGWTFTTLPQKHLFTFPLLILLHLLMGFASGGTGLAASGIGLKLAPKEQSVVYLSVISMTNAVTAGVAPIIGGLLADFFVSQELSLVLSWKGTTRNTVIQALNLQALDFFFVFAFFFGLLALYRLGFIQEEGDVEEKVLLQEIRYELQKEMKNLSTITGARAMIKLPATLFQSLSSRYAEHKTRREKSS; from the coding sequence ATGTTTTCACTTTCTACAAAAACTACATTAACTGCTCAGGAGCAAGAAAAAGGTCTTAAATGGGTACTTAGGGATGGTGTTGCTTCTCAGGCCATGCTAACTTTAACCGGAGGAGCTTTCTTGGTAGCTTACGCCTTAAAACTGGGCGCATCCAACGCACAGATTGGTTTTCTGGCTGCCATTCCTACGCTCTCAAATATTTTTCAGCTGCTATCTATTCGCCTGGTAGAGCGCTATACCAATCGCCGGAAGACTATTGTATACTCACTTTTGGTAGGTCGCTTCGCTTTTTTTATTATGGCTGTAATCCCATTTTTAAATGTGGGTTATCCGGTGGTTCTGCTTATTACTGCTGCTGCATTACTACAAAGCCTGGCAGCAATATCTGCCGGGTGCTGGTCGTCATGGATGCGCGACCTGATCCCTTCTGACCAGACTGGTACATTTTTTTCAAAGCGCATGCGTGTTTCGCAAGCTGTAGGGGTAGGTCTTAGCCTGCTAATAGCACTGGCACTGGATTATATTAAAGCATTCTACCCCGAGCAGGAAGTTGCTTCTTATGCCCTACTCTTTCTTTTAGGAGGCTTAGTAGGTTATGCGGGTATATTTTTCCTTGCCCAAACTCCTGAACCTCAGGCGAGCATAGCCCACATTCGCTTTAAAGATATGTTAAAACTCCCGTTTCAACACCGTCCGTTCAGAAACCTGATTTGGTACAATGGGTTATGGAATTTCTCTACTAATCTGGCCGCTCCTTTCTTCACCGTATACTTACTTCAAAGGTTAAATTATAGCGTATCTATCGTAATTGTGCTTACTGTTATTAGCCAAATCACTACTATCGTAAGCCTGAGGCTATGGGGCAAATACGCTGACCAGTATAGTTTTAAGGTAATTCTGGGTATTTGCGCACCTCTTTACCTTTTTGGGGTTTTAGGATGGACTTTCACTACTTTACCTCAAAAACATTTGTTTACTTTTCCTCTACTCATTTTGCTTCATTTGCTAATGGGCTTCGCGAGTGGAGGTACCGGACTTGCTGCCAGTGGAATAGGACTTAAACTGGCCCCTAAAGAGCAGTCCGTCGTATACTTATCTGTTATCAGTATGACGAATGCTGTCACTGCGGGTGTAGCTCCTATTATAGGCGGACTACTCGCAGATTTTTTTGTATCTCAGGAACTGTCTCTGGTACTAAGCTGGAAAGGAACTACACGCAATACAGTTATACAGGCGCTTAACTTACAGGCACTGGACTTCTTTTTTGTATTTGCTTTCTTCTTCGGACTGCTGGCGCTCTATCGTTTGGGATTTATTCAGGAAGAAGGAGATGTAGAGGAAAAGGTATTATTGCAGGAAATACGCTATGAATTACAAAAAGAAATGAAAAACTTATCTACCATCACCGGTGCGCGTGCCATGATTAAACTGCCTGCAACTCTGTTTCAGTCTCTTAGCAGCAGATATGCTGAGCACAAAACAAGAAGAGAAAAATCATCTTAA
- a CDS encoding metallophosphoesterase → MYDIIGDIHGRAALLQQMLEKLAYTKHSGVYQHTERKAIFLGDFINKGPHTKEVLQIVRPMVEQGYAYAVVGNHELNLIGYFQKHDEGEYIRPHTEKNTDQHVPTFQSFTGEQPLLHHYIDWMKTLPLYLEIDGIRLAHAYWHQESIDFLQQNYERVSLHDALLRNMTPGSPTAKAVDELLVGLKLKLPTAGGDIPFKTKWWHVGLSHAYQSLAIRPDTSLGNPHISYGREEVNTYTYPKEAPPFFFGHYNLPGKPRLLADNYSCLDYNLEEQPLLVGYRWQGEQRLQEAHLLYC, encoded by the coding sequence TTGTACGATATAATAGGAGACATACACGGACGCGCAGCCTTATTGCAGCAGATGCTGGAGAAGCTAGCCTACACTAAGCATAGTGGTGTTTATCAGCATACCGAAAGGAAAGCTATCTTTTTAGGAGACTTTATTAACAAAGGTCCTCATACCAAAGAAGTGCTACAGATTGTACGCCCGATGGTGGAGCAGGGATATGCCTATGCGGTAGTGGGAAATCATGAGCTAAACCTCATCGGCTACTTTCAAAAACATGATGAGGGCGAATACATCAGGCCGCACACCGAAAAGAATACGGATCAGCATGTGCCTACTTTCCAGTCTTTTACCGGAGAGCAGCCCCTGCTCCATCACTATATTGACTGGATGAAAACCCTGCCTCTCTATCTGGAAATAGACGGCATCCGTCTGGCTCATGCTTACTGGCATCAGGAGAGCATTGACTTTCTACAACAAAACTATGAAAGGGTAAGTCTGCACGACGCATTATTGCGAAACATGACACCTGGCAGCCCCACTGCCAAGGCCGTAGATGAATTGCTTGTTGGGCTTAAGCTAAAACTGCCAACAGCCGGTGGCGACATTCCTTTTAAAACGAAGTGGTGGCATGTAGGCCTTAGCCATGCATACCAGAGCCTGGCTATACGCCCCGATACTTCATTGGGAAACCCACATATATCATACGGGCGGGAGGAGGTAAATACGTATACCTACCCTAAGGAAGCTCCGCCATTCTTCTTCGGACACTACAACCTACCTGGCAAGCCTCGGCTCTTAGCTGACAACTATAGCTGTCTGGATTATAATCTGGAGGAGCAGCCCCTGCTGGTAGGCTACCGCTGGCAGGGTGAGCAGCGCCTGCAAGAAGCGCACTTACTATACTGCTAA
- a CDS encoding TlpA disulfide reductase family protein, whose protein sequence is MRFLKYCSITVLSVSLFSACSTGKSSDEATPIEKNGHVQIKGSIKHPSDKGFVVLEKIGQDNIDVVDTLMVSSDSTFRYSLENKTPGFYRLNLYDKQYVNLILDKEDVSIEADGNRPDGFVKVSGSTDTDYFYEVNELMREFQQKVNELNADFMKARADEDMEAMESVDSRYQSLEKENADKLKAKIDEMGTSIAAFYAVNFLDAEKQFAYLSELAERFKKNLPDSRYTQQFVEQVEELSKLAIGQQAPDIALPNPKGDTVKLSSLRGNYVMIDFWAAWCKPCRMENPNVVRLYKKYKDQGFEIYGVSLDRTKQDWVEAIKDDQLGWTHVSDLKYFDSEAAALYNINAIPATILLDKEGNIIAKNLRGKSLEKKLEEIFG, encoded by the coding sequence ATGAGATTTTTAAAATATTGTAGTATTACAGTCTTAAGTGTATCTCTGTTTTCGGCTTGCTCGACCGGCAAATCATCCGATGAGGCTACTCCTATAGAGAAAAACGGACATGTGCAGATTAAGGGTAGCATCAAGCACCCCTCCGATAAGGGTTTTGTAGTACTGGAGAAAATAGGGCAGGATAATATTGATGTAGTAGATACTTTGATGGTATCTAGCGACAGTACTTTCCGCTACAGCCTGGAAAACAAAACGCCCGGCTTTTATCGCCTCAACTTATACGACAAGCAATACGTCAACCTGATACTGGATAAAGAGGATGTAAGTATAGAAGCGGATGGCAACCGTCCGGATGGGTTTGTTAAGGTTAGTGGTTCTACAGATACCGACTACTTTTACGAAGTCAACGAACTGATGCGTGAATTTCAGCAGAAAGTAAACGAGCTCAATGCAGATTTTATGAAGGCACGTGCCGATGAAGATATGGAAGCTATGGAGTCTGTAGACAGTCGCTACCAAAGCCTGGAGAAAGAGAACGCGGATAAGCTGAAGGCCAAAATTGACGAGATGGGGACTTCTATTGCCGCTTTCTATGCCGTTAACTTTCTGGATGCTGAAAAGCAGTTTGCCTACCTAAGCGAACTGGCAGAAAGATTTAAGAAGAACCTACCAGACTCACGTTATACGCAGCAGTTTGTAGAGCAGGTGGAAGAGCTAAGTAAGCTGGCTATAGGACAACAAGCTCCTGACATTGCACTACCCAACCCTAAAGGTGATACGGTAAAACTCTCTTCGCTAAGAGGTAATTATGTAATGATTGACTTCTGGGCAGCCTGGTGTAAACCCTGCCGTATGGAAAACCCCAATGTTGTGCGTCTCTACAAAAAGTACAAAGATCAAGGCTTTGAGATTTACGGCGTTTCGCTGGACAGAACTAAGCAGGACTGGGTAGAAGCCATTAAAGATGATCAATTAGGATGGACTCACGTGTCTGACTTAAAGTATTTTGACTCAGAAGCTGCCGCCTTATATAATATTAATGCAATCCCGGCTACTATTCTCCTAGACAAAGAGGGTAACATTATTGCTAAAAACCTGAGAGGCAAATCTTTAGAAAAAAAGCTAGAAGAAATCTTCGGTTAG
- a CDS encoding glycosyltransferase family 2 protein codes for MNESEFYDLPPTSIPLKQFHIKSEATKIPLAAARNMGAAHASHDLLVFLDVDCISAPDLISNYLSIQQQTEALVMGEIMYLPPAFTHGTWNMSMLREVAVAHPRRPKISRLWRIEQAYELFWSLNFSISKHLFAQINGFDTQYQGYGAEDTDFAFMARKLDIPFVLGQARAYHQHHPVYRPPLQHFKDIIVNARRFYEKWNIWPMDAWLQAFAELKLISWNKKSSTIEIIRHPSDEEVKAAYHEAPAGF; via the coding sequence ATGAATGAATCAGAGTTTTATGATCTGCCACCTACTTCTATACCGCTAAAGCAGTTCCATATTAAATCAGAAGCTACTAAGATTCCTCTGGCTGCCGCTCGTAATATGGGAGCCGCTCACGCATCACACGACTTGCTGGTATTTTTGGACGTAGATTGTATTTCAGCGCCTGATCTGATATCAAATTACCTCTCCATTCAACAGCAAACTGAGGCTTTGGTTATGGGAGAAATTATGTATCTGCCTCCGGCCTTTACACATGGTACATGGAACATGAGCATGCTTAGAGAGGTTGCTGTAGCACATCCCAGACGTCCTAAAATTTCCCGTTTATGGAGAATAGAGCAGGCGTATGAACTCTTCTGGTCTCTTAATTTTAGTATAAGCAAACATCTCTTTGCACAGATAAATGGCTTTGATACACAATATCAGGGGTATGGAGCAGAAGATACCGACTTTGCTTTTATGGCTCGTAAGCTTGACATCCCTTTCGTTTTGGGGCAGGCCAGAGCTTATCATCAGCACCACCCCGTATATCGTCCGCCACTTCAGCACTTTAAAGACATCATTGTTAATGCCCGGAGGTTTTACGAAAAGTGGAACATATGGCCTATGGATGCCTGGCTCCAGGCTTTTGCCGAACTAAAACTAATCAGCTGGAACAAAAAAAGTAGCACCATTGAAATTATCCGCCATCCATCTGATGAAGAAGTAAAAGCCGCCTACCACGAAGCTCCTGCAGGTTTTTAG
- a CDS encoding response regulator, protein MKVLMIDDNELDLLISRKLISKQVSQLEFTEFTSAAQALTYLEEQQENEFDIILLDLNMPEMNGWDFLEEYQKLSVHKSNVYILTSSLDTRDKLRSKEYEVVKGYFDKPLKNNYIAEIIDSHQIH, encoded by the coding sequence ATGAAAGTACTCATGATTGACGACAACGAGCTGGACTTGCTGATTAGTCGCAAGCTCATATCTAAACAGGTAAGCCAACTTGAGTTTACTGAGTTTACCAGTGCCGCACAGGCACTTACTTATCTGGAAGAGCAGCAGGAAAATGAATTTGATATTATCCTGCTAGACCTGAATATGCCTGAAATGAACGGTTGGGACTTTCTGGAAGAATATCAAAAACTGAGCGTACATAAGTCTAATGTGTATATTCTGACATCATCACTGGATACCAGAGACAAATTGCGCTCCAAAGAGTATGAAGTTGTTAAAGGCTATTTTGACAAGCCTCTGAAAAATAATTATATCGCAGAAATTATAGACTCTCATCAGATTCATTAA
- a CDS encoding glycosyltransferase: MSDCRIGFYVHHHGQGHANRTREIARQLEAEVYLFGSDLSLFSAPQDERFVKVHLPSDVDERKAVKEDWPEALHYAPLGIKGIRERTHLLTRYFDQFNIDLLVVDVSVEIAMLARLCGVPTIYMRQHGYRTDAAHCMAFESASSLLAPYPADWDEPDMPAWVRQKTFYAGGFSRFSTHSLTKDEARTQLEMEEAKPYAVLMSGFGGSGDWYKKLKQTAEENSEWQWWVLGPVPASASAPSNLKFWGIQNDPYPFLRGADVVIAAAGNNTVMEVAQLQAHYICLAEERPFQEQHSKAKILQQKNAALVLDAWPEAEQWPYYLKRVMETDTEALGQIINEGAAQKAAQHILEQALSLKV; the protein is encoded by the coding sequence ATGTCCGACTGCCGTATAGGTTTTTATGTGCATCATCACGGACAGGGCCATGCCAACCGTACGCGTGAGATTGCTCGTCAACTAGAAGCAGAAGTCTACCTTTTTGGGTCAGATTTATCACTATTTTCTGCTCCACAGGATGAGCGATTTGTAAAGGTACACCTCCCTTCGGATGTAGATGAACGCAAAGCCGTGAAGGAAGACTGGCCTGAAGCTCTACATTATGCTCCTTTAGGTATCAAAGGCATAAGAGAAAGAACGCACTTGCTTACCCGGTATTTTGACCAGTTTAATATTGATTTGCTGGTGGTAGACGTATCTGTAGAGATTGCCATGCTAGCTCGTTTATGTGGTGTACCTACGATTTATATGCGCCAACATGGCTACCGAACAGATGCCGCACATTGTATGGCTTTTGAAAGTGCCAGCTCACTACTGGCACCTTATCCGGCAGACTGGGATGAGCCTGATATGCCGGCCTGGGTAAGGCAAAAAACATTTTATGCAGGTGGCTTCAGCCGCTTTAGTACTCATTCTCTTACGAAGGATGAAGCCCGTACCCAGTTGGAGATGGAAGAAGCAAAACCCTATGCGGTACTGATGAGTGGTTTTGGTGGCTCAGGAGACTGGTATAAAAAACTAAAACAAACTGCAGAAGAAAACAGCGAGTGGCAATGGTGGGTACTAGGACCAGTGCCTGCCAGTGCGTCGGCTCCTTCAAACTTGAAATTCTGGGGTATACAGAACGATCCCTATCCTTTTTTGAGAGGGGCAGATGTAGTCATTGCTGCTGCTGGTAACAACACCGTTATGGAAGTAGCTCAGTTGCAGGCACATTATATCTGTTTGGCAGAAGAACGCCCATTTCAGGAGCAGCACAGTAAAGCCAAAATATTGCAGCAAAAAAATGCTGCTCTGGTGTTGGATGCCTGGCCAGAGGCAGAGCAGTGGCCTTACTATTTAAAGCGAGTTATGGAGACTGATACAGAGGCTCTTGGGCAAATTATAAATGAAGGAGCTGCTCAAAAAGCAGCTCAGCATATTTTGGAGCAAGCACTAAGCCTGAAGGTATAA
- the gatB gene encoding Asp-tRNA(Asn)/Glu-tRNA(Gln) amidotransferase subunit GatB codes for MLDKSTRAKYTVVVGLEVHAQLQTKSKIFSSDVNQYGASPNTNISAITLGHPGTLPRINKEVIEYAIRMGLACGSEITRYNIFDRKNYFYPDLPKGYQIMQDKTPICMGGGVHIRVEDEEKTIQLHHIHLEEDAGKSMHLDHETETLVDFNRAGVPLIEIVTNPDIRSSEEAAAMLTEIRKLVRYLDICDGNMEEGSMRCDANVSVMLNEASEYGKKVEVKNMNSIRNVQRAIDYEVERQIMLLEEGQSIASETRLFNADNGKTYGMRTKEELNDYRYFPEPDLSPLVVSEEWLAKIKAGMPALPHELWKKFVDLYGLPAYDAEVLTETRAMATYFEEVCQHTKNYKAASNWMMGPVKSYLNDSSVSIEKMPLSPSRLAALTELVAADKVSFAIASQKVFPRMLEEQDKTPAQLAEEMNLIHESGSDQIQPLVEEVLAAFPQKVEQYRKGKKGLLGMFMGEVMKRSGGKANPKVANELLRKELD; via the coding sequence ATGTTGGATAAAAGTACCCGAGCAAAATATACGGTGGTTGTAGGACTGGAAGTACACGCCCAGCTACAGACCAAAAGCAAAATTTTTTCATCAGATGTTAACCAGTACGGAGCCTCTCCAAACACCAATATCAGTGCCATTACGCTTGGGCACCCCGGTACGCTGCCTCGTATTAACAAAGAAGTAATTGAGTACGCCATTCGCATGGGCCTTGCCTGCGGCTCTGAGATTACCCGCTACAACATATTTGACCGTAAAAATTATTTCTACCCAGACCTGCCTAAAGGCTACCAGATTATGCAGGACAAAACTCCTATCTGCATGGGGGGCGGCGTGCATATACGTGTAGAGGACGAAGAAAAAACCATACAGCTTCACCATATACACCTGGAAGAAGATGCCGGCAAGTCTATGCACCTGGACCACGAAACCGAAACACTGGTAGACTTTAACCGTGCAGGTGTACCTTTGATAGAGATTGTGACCAACCCTGACATACGTAGCTCTGAGGAAGCCGCAGCAATGCTTACCGAAATACGCAAGCTGGTACGCTATCTGGATATCTGCGATGGTAATATGGAGGAAGGCTCTATGCGCTGCGACGCCAATGTGTCGGTTATGCTGAACGAGGCTAGCGAGTATGGCAAAAAGGTAGAAGTAAAGAACATGAACTCTATCCGAAATGTGCAGCGTGCTATAGACTATGAGGTGGAGCGTCAGATTATGCTGCTGGAAGAAGGGCAGAGTATCGCTTCGGAAACACGTCTCTTCAATGCTGACAATGGCAAAACATATGGTATGCGTACCAAAGAAGAGCTCAACGACTACCGCTATTTTCCCGAACCGGACCTGAGCCCTTTGGTAGTGTCAGAAGAGTGGCTGGCAAAAATTAAAGCGGGTATGCCTGCCTTGCCACACGAACTCTGGAAAAAATTCGTTGATTTGTATGGTCTGCCAGCTTATGATGCCGAAGTGCTTACCGAGACCAGGGCAATGGCCACTTATTTTGAGGAGGTCTGCCAGCATACTAAGAATTACAAGGCAGCGTCTAACTGGATGATGGGCCCAGTCAAGTCTTACCTCAACGATAGCTCTGTCAGCATAGAGAAGATGCCGCTAAGTCCGAGCCGATTGGCTGCACTTACTGAGCTGGTAGCTGCTGATAAAGTAAGCTTTGCGATAGCTTCACAGAAGGTTTTTCCTCGCATGCTGGAGGAGCAAGATAAAACCCCTGCCCAGTTGGCAGAAGAAATGAACCTGATCCATGAAAGTGGCTCCGATCAGATACAACCCCTGGTAGAAGAGGTTCTGGCTGCATTCCCTCAGAAAGTGGAGCAGTACCGTAAAGGTAAAAAAGGCTTACTGGGCATGTTTATGGGTGAAGTTATGAAAAGAAGTGGTGGTAAGGCCAACCCTAAAGTAGCTAATGAACTACTTCGAAAAGAATTAGATTGA
- a CDS encoding exonuclease domain-containing protein translates to MDFVALDFETANHQRESVCEIGIAIVEGGSVQEQKSWLVKPRNNWFNSMNTRIHGIDAAKVAMEPEFDEIWQQVGHYFDGANVVAHNASFDLSVLRHVLSQYDIPFPDLNYACSLQVARRAWRGFHSYGLSALSERFGISLNHHAAGSDAEASAHIMLKAFSDHGLSKFEDIEEAFGLRVGKLYAHGYIPSGRIRPQKKKKPNLQSMTLDLSKVSKSHPLYGKSVVFTGSLKSMSRAEAQKCVIEAGGHSTNFVDDRTNYLVLSERIFLNIENGVSNNKVKQARSLSSQGTQVCLISENEFLNLLSYEVSGEA, encoded by the coding sequence ATGGATTTTGTGGCATTGGATTTTGAGACAGCCAACCACCAGCGAGAGAGTGTTTGTGAAATTGGTATTGCTATCGTAGAAGGCGGTAGTGTACAGGAGCAAAAGTCGTGGCTGGTGAAGCCTCGCAACAACTGGTTTAACAGTATGAATACCCGTATCCATGGTATAGATGCGGCAAAAGTGGCTATGGAGCCTGAGTTTGATGAGATATGGCAGCAGGTGGGCCATTATTTTGATGGGGCAAATGTTGTAGCACATAATGCCAGTTTTGATCTTAGCGTGCTGCGTCATGTGCTTAGCCAATACGATATTCCTTTTCCTGATCTTAACTATGCCTGTAGTTTGCAGGTGGCCAGACGGGCCTGGCGAGGCTTTCACTCCTACGGGCTTAGCGCCCTTTCCGAGCGGTTTGGTATTTCTCTAAACCACCACGCTGCCGGCTCTGATGCTGAAGCCAGTGCCCATATTATGCTGAAGGCGTTCTCCGATCATGGCTTATCAAAGTTTGAAGATATTGAGGAGGCTTTTGGCCTGCGGGTAGGAAAGCTTTATGCTCACGGTTATATCCCTTCCGGCCGTATCCGTCCACAAAAAAAGAAAAAGCCCAACTTACAAAGCATGACGCTGGACTTGTCCAAAGTCAGTAAGTCGCACCCCCTCTATGGCAAGTCAGTGGTTTTTACCGGCTCACTCAAAAGTATGTCGAGGGCAGAGGCGCAAAAATGTGTGATAGAAGCCGGTGGACACTCTACCAATTTTGTAGATGACCGTACCAACTACCTGGTGCTGAGCGAACGCATCTTTTTAAATATAGAAAACGGGGTAAGTAATAATAAAGTCAAACAGGCCAGAAGTCTTTCTTCGCAGGGTACTCAGGTCTGCCTTATTTCTGAAAACGAGTTCTTAAATCTGCTGAGCTATGAAGTATCAGGAGAAGCTTAA
- a CDS encoding glycosyltransferase family 4 protein → MKIGIISHLKYPIKEPFAGGLEMHTYALANGLIQRGHDVKLFAPSDSDVSLNIDPMHLSALDCESFRNHEPNPDYFSQQFVQEHHAYMNLMLRLANEDFDVIHNNSLNYVPLSMAHTIRTPMITTLHTPPFSWLQSAVLCEQMHKKVRYTTVSKQNATSWEPYLSVEEIIYNGIDLNKWRYSPRAEEGLAVWFGRITPEKGTHLAIHAAHEAGMRIYLAGPVFDQDYYAEQVSPYLNDDDRYLGHLSHQELTEVIGIGSVFLCTPCWEEPYGLVVAESLACGTPVAAFRRGALPEILNEDTGRLATPNSIDALAQAAKEAQSLSRENCRRHAENICSLDRMVDQYVSLYDSILNPMEIVCPTAV, encoded by the coding sequence ATGAAGATCGGTATAATATCACACTTAAAATATCCCATAAAAGAACCTTTTGCGGGTGGGCTGGAAATGCATACTTATGCACTAGCTAATGGATTGATTCAAAGAGGGCATGATGTAAAGCTTTTTGCTCCTTCTGATTCGGACGTAAGCCTTAATATAGACCCAATGCACCTCAGTGCACTGGACTGTGAGTCGTTCAGAAATCATGAACCTAACCCAGACTACTTCAGTCAGCAGTTTGTGCAGGAACACCATGCGTATATGAACCTTATGCTCAGGCTGGCTAATGAAGATTTTGATGTTATACATAATAACTCACTGAACTATGTGCCTCTTTCTATGGCCCATACCATACGCACCCCTATGATTACCACACTGCACACACCTCCTTTTTCGTGGCTGCAGAGTGCAGTATTATGCGAGCAGATGCACAAAAAAGTAAGATATACCACTGTATCTAAACAAAATGCCACATCATGGGAGCCCTATTTATCAGTAGAGGAGATTATTTACAATGGTATTGATTTAAACAAATGGCGATATAGCCCCAGAGCAGAAGAGGGTTTGGCCGTATGGTTTGGTAGAATTACTCCTGAAAAGGGCACACATCTGGCTATTCATGCTGCCCACGAGGCAGGTATGCGTATTTATCTTGCCGGACCAGTCTTTGATCAGGATTACTACGCAGAGCAGGTAAGCCCTTACCTTAATGATGATGACCGTTACCTCGGCCACCTCTCTCACCAAGAGCTTACTGAGGTAATAGGTATAGGTAGCGTCTTTTTGTGTACACCCTGCTGGGAAGAACCCTACGGATTAGTAGTAGCGGAGTCATTAGCATGTGGTACACCTGTGGCAGCATTTCGCAGAGGGGCTCTGCCGGAAATCTTAAATGAAGATACCGGAAGGCTAGCTACACCTAACAGTATAGACGCACTGGCACAAGCCGCGAAAGAAGCGCAGAGCTTAAGCAGAGAAAATTGCAGACGGCATGCCGAAAACATCTGCTCACTGGATAGAATGGTAGACCAGTATGTATCTCTGTACGATAGCATACTTAACCCCATGGAGATTGTATGTCCGACTGCCGTATAG
- a CDS encoding RidA family protein gives MQTNLIPMLKIHQLSFLLAFLILAACQPSQSPEVKEAGFSQSEDIEQKLKDMGVELYELPQPEANFVRAVQTGKLVFLAGHGPMTPEGKYITGKLGQDLSIEEGQQAARYTGITLLSALKAEIGDLNKVSRIVKVHGMVNGTSDFTDQPKVMNGFSDFIVEVFGEKGKHARAAVGMGSLPSNIAVEIEMIVEVEE, from the coding sequence ATGCAAACTAACCTCATTCCTATGCTAAAAATTCATCAACTCAGTTTTTTATTAGCCTTTCTGATATTGGCCGCATGCCAGCCCTCACAGTCTCCTGAGGTAAAAGAAGCAGGATTCAGCCAGTCTGAAGATATTGAACAGAAGCTGAAAGATATGGGCGTTGAGCTTTATGAACTGCCCCAGCCCGAAGCAAATTTCGTAAGAGCAGTACAAACGGGTAAGCTGGTTTTTTTAGCCGGCCATGGCCCCATGACCCCCGAGGGTAAGTATATAACAGGTAAACTGGGTCAGGACCTGAGCATAGAAGAAGGGCAGCAGGCCGCTCGCTACACGGGTATTACTTTGCTCTCTGCTCTTAAAGCAGAAATCGGTGACCTGAACAAGGTAAGCAGAATAGTAAAGGTGCATGGTATGGTAAACGGCACCAGCGACTTTACAGATCAGCCAAAAGTAATGAATGGCTTCTCCGATTTTATTGTAGAGGTGTTTGGTGAAAAAGGTAAGCATGCCCGCGCGGCAGTAGGTATGGGCTCCCTGCCTTCTAATATTGCGGTAGAGATAGAGATGATCGTAGAAGTAGAAGAGTAA